AGGTTATTGCCATATTGATGTGACGGATGCTGAGCAGCCCTTGATTGATCCGTCAGCCTATCAGAAGCCAGATCAAGAAACCCTAAAAGGGAAACTGACAGCAGAGCAGTACCAAGTCACCCAAGAAAGCGCGACGGAACGTCCGTTCCACAATGCCTATGATCAGACCTTTGAAGAGGGGATCTATGTGGATATTACGACGGGGGAGCCACTCTTTTTTGCCAAGGATAAGTTTGCGTCTGGCTGTGGATGGCCAAGTTTCTCCCGTCCCATTGCCAAAGATGTCGTCCACTATTACCAGGATCATAGCCACGGGATGGAGCGGATCGAAGTTCGTTCCCGTTCAGGCAATGCCCATCTCGGACATGTCTTCACCGATGGACCAAAAGATCAGGGAGGGCTTCGCTATTGTATCAATTCGGCCTCTCTGCACTTTATTCCAAAAGAGGAAATGGAGCAAGAAGGTTATGGATATTTGTTAAAGGCTTTGAAATAAGAGGGTCTTTCTAATAGATCGAAAAACGGAGTTTATGATGAAAAATAGAAATTTATGGCGAACGATTTTTTCACTTTCAGCTTTGGTGACTCTAATTGGATTAGGATTTA
The DNA window shown above is from Streptococcus sp. S1 and carries:
- the msrB gene encoding peptide-methionine (R)-S-oxide reductase MsrB produces the protein MAEIYLAGGCFWGLEEYFSRIPGVEETTVGYANGQVETTNYQLIKETDHAETVQVIYDPDKITLRAILLYYFRVIDPLSVNKQGNDRGRQYRTGVYYTDEADHEVIAQVFAEEEKQLGSKIVVELEPLRHYILAEDYHQDYLKKNPGGYCHIDVTDAEQPLIDPSAYQKPDQETLKGKLTAEQYQVTQESATERPFHNAYDQTFEEGIYVDITTGEPLFFAKDKFASGCGWPSFSRPIAKDVVHYYQDHSHGMERIEVRSRSGNAHLGHVFTDGPKDQGGLRYCINSASLHFIPKEEMEQEGYGYLLKALK